In one window of Desulfonatronospira thiodismutans ASO3-1 DNA:
- a CDS encoding HDOD domain-containing protein, whose protein sequence is MVDVTELNPGQVLESSVVTPNGRLLLPGGMTLTREHIAFLHKWGIARVHVQNQEGEPAALDQDLINAIESYLTPFYACNDIEEPVTRAVYEHAVKRLALKCQQGWTIPRKEPNLPVNDGNLLDSFYAGEFSLKDLVNHDVELSSFPDIYFKIHRAINSPHSTAEYLAGIISKDPSLSAKLLRIVNSPFYGLTSRVDSITRAVALVGVNELSTLALGISAISAFKDIPGELVDMRSFWTHSVAVGVLSRHLGRDFPEISGERLFVAGLLHDIGRLVMFRRLPAISTEAIIYAQSNLLPLVEAERDFLGFDHGLIGAALVKSWKLPQYLAHPLGGHHREDCLGSPMTAMVHLADFLAIAMAFSQKGSLIAPPLSPSACKTAGLTPEKLENIISGAEEEFENIVDIFFAKGRG, encoded by the coding sequence ATGGTGGATGTTACAGAGTTGAATCCCGGGCAGGTCCTGGAGAGCAGCGTTGTTACCCCCAATGGACGCCTGCTTCTGCCCGGAGGCATGACCCTGACCCGGGAACATATAGCATTCCTGCACAAATGGGGTATAGCCAGGGTGCACGTCCAGAACCAGGAAGGAGAACCTGCGGCACTCGACCAGGACCTCATTAACGCCATAGAAAGCTATCTGACTCCTTTCTATGCCTGCAACGATATCGAGGAACCCGTAACCCGGGCTGTTTACGAACATGCCGTAAAAAGGCTGGCCTTAAAATGTCAACAGGGCTGGACCATCCCCAGAAAAGAACCCAACCTCCCGGTAAACGACGGCAACCTCCTGGACAGTTTCTATGCAGGAGAATTCAGCTTAAAAGACCTTGTCAACCACGACGTGGAGCTGTCCTCCTTCCCGGATATCTACTTCAAGATTCACCGGGCCATCAACTCCCCCCACAGTACCGCCGAATACCTGGCCGGCATCATCAGCAAGGACCCGAGCCTCAGCGCCAAGCTTTTGAGGATTGTCAACAGTCCCTTTTACGGCCTCACGAGCAGGGTGGATTCCATAACCCGGGCAGTGGCCCTGGTGGGAGTAAACGAACTCTCCACTCTGGCCCTGGGCATCTCGGCCATCAGCGCCTTCAAGGATATTCCCGGCGAACTGGTGGACATGCGCTCCTTCTGGACCCATTCCGTGGCTGTGGGTGTGCTGTCCAGACACTTAGGCAGGGATTTCCCGGAAATATCCGGGGAAAGGCTGTTCGTGGCCGGACTGCTGCACGATATAGGCCGGCTGGTAATGTTCAGGAGACTGCCGGCCATTTCCACCGAGGCCATAATCTACGCCCAGTCCAACCTCCTGCCTCTGGTGGAGGCGGAACGTGATTTTCTGGGATTTGACCATGGCCTGATAGGTGCAGCGCTGGTCAAATCATGGAAGCTTCCCCAGTACCTTGCCCATCCCCTGGGGGGACACCACAGGGAGGACTGCCTGGGCTCACCCATGACCGCCATGGTTCATCTTGCAGATTTTCTGGCCATAGCCATGGCCTTTTCCCAGAAGGGGTCCCTCATTGCTCCGCCGCTCAGTCCTTCGGCCTGCAAAACAGCAGGACTTACCCCTGAAAAGCTGGAGAACATAATCTCCGGCGCAGAAGAAGAATTTGAAAATATTGTGGATATATTTTTTGCAAAGGGGCGGGGCTGA
- the tsaA gene encoding tRNA (N6-threonylcarbamoyladenosine(37)-N6)-methyltransferase TrmO: MHFKSIGLARTNYLDPEDCPRQGRGDMPACTIELDPEYAPGLHRLRQGQEVVVLTWMHLARRDVYRLRPRNDPARPLHGVFCTRSPHRPNPIGLHQVKILKIHDCRIVVHPLEVVDKTPVVDIKPVLGERSPESGVEQYFSPEDIQSLVLAGRRGWERGLFSGCNGNLSLRRGGLVLITRSGCPKSCLETVDLSVMDLESGSTLAGGPASIESGMHLQIYKRQEKAGAVAHTHPLSLLALSRAGEGVLFKKKDLFEARAALKGLGRVEAMDPGSRDLARAVGDKAREYDSIFMDGHGLTCLAGDIAGAMNRSEELESLAGLEVTTRLLESQALSLQSS, encoded by the coding sequence ATGCATTTTAAAAGCATAGGCCTGGCAAGGACCAACTATCTGGATCCGGAGGATTGTCCCAGGCAGGGACGCGGGGATATGCCTGCCTGCACCATTGAGCTTGATCCCGAATATGCTCCCGGACTGCACCGCCTGAGACAGGGACAGGAGGTGGTTGTTCTGACCTGGATGCACCTGGCCCGCAGGGACGTATACCGGTTGCGCCCCAGAAATGACCCGGCCAGGCCCCTGCACGGGGTTTTCTGCACCAGGTCCCCGCATCGTCCCAATCCCATAGGTCTGCACCAGGTAAAAATACTTAAGATTCACGACTGCCGCATAGTGGTGCATCCCCTGGAAGTGGTGGATAAGACCCCTGTAGTGGACATAAAGCCGGTGCTGGGAGAGAGATCCCCGGAAAGTGGAGTGGAACAATACTTTTCTCCGGAAGATATCCAGTCCCTGGTGCTTGCCGGCCGGCGAGGCTGGGAGCGCGGGCTTTTCAGCGGCTGTAACGGCAATCTGAGCCTCAGGCGAGGGGGGCTTGTTCTTATTACCCGTTCGGGATGCCCCAAGTCCTGCCTGGAGACAGTGGACCTGAGCGTAATGGACCTGGAGAGCGGCAGTACCCTTGCAGGCGGGCCTGCGTCCATTGAAAGCGGTATGCACCTGCAGATTTACAAGCGCCAGGAAAAGGCCGGGGCAGTGGCCCATACCCACCCGTTGAGTCTTCTGGCTTTAAGCCGGGCTGGGGAAGGCGTTCTTTTCAAAAAAAAGGACCTGTTCGAGGCCAGGGCGGCCCTGAAAGGCCTTGGCCGGGTAGAGGCAATGGATCCCGGCAGCAGGGACCTGGCCAGGGCTGTAGGGGACAAGGCCAGGGAATATGACAGCATATTCATGGACGGGCACGGGCTGACCTGTCTGGCCGGTGATATTGCCGGGGCCATGAACAGAAGCGAAGAGCTGGAGTCCCTGGCCGGGCTGGAGGTCACGACCAGACTTCTTGAAAGTCAGGCGCTCAGCCTGCAGTCATCCTGA